A segment of the Marinomonas posidonica IVIA-Po-181 genome:
CATCTACATACCAATACAAAAGCCAATCAAGGTTGTTATAGACAAAGGATGACGAACAAGCACTCAACAACAAGCTAAGCAATAGTACCAGCGAAAATCTTGTCTTTTTCATAGGGACTCCGCCCTCTTAGGTCCGTTGACATAAATCCATTTTATATTGGAATGATACAGCCTTTTCAGTCAAGCTTTCTTTTGGTTAGTATGATGATTTATACCGAGCTTCACTATTGAACAAACTTTTTATTCAAGAAGGCACGGATGGAAAAACTCAAGCCCCCCATAACCTGCCCGACAAATAATGCGCCCTCTGATCAATGATGCGAGGAGTGCCAACGCACTTCTACGCTCTTCTACGCTCTTCTACGCTCTTCTAGAACGGGCTTGGCTTACCCTATTAAGTTCTCACCCAAGTAAACAATTTTTTATTCAGAAATGCCAAAATGCTACTCATAATGGGGACAATAATGATCGTCATAATGAGCAAGCGCAATGGTAAATTGAATTGACCTATATAGGGGTCGAGCAAGGGAAAAAACAGGTTTAATAAAGGGTAAATCGTAAGCCAAACCAACAGCATGGCTTTCCATTTTTTAGGAGCACTTGGCTTAAGAGTTTGATCGTTTGACACTTTACTTCTCCTTACTTTTAAACGGATAAAAGGACAAAACACTCGCCACCCAAGTGGTTTTACTAGTCGCATGTTGTGTTCATCCTCTCAATCCATTTCACTTATCGAAATCAGAGGAAACTATGCTAGTATTTTTTACTATTGATTATCATTTGTATTTTTATGCAATCCGACATAAAACGTATTCATTTCGGTAAGCAGGTGTGAAATGGGAATATTCGATGACGTATAGAGTGAATCAAGACGACATTATTTCGGTGGATCAGCCATTAAATGGTCGTCAAAGGCAGCTCTTACCGGAAGCATTAGGCGCTTGTTACGTCGATAGAGAAGTCATCGAACCCGGCATCGCCATTGCTTATTCAAGTTATACCGCCAGCCAAAATTTCGTTGAAGAAAGCCAGATTGAAACCTCAGAGGCAAGATTGAGTTTAACGTTTGGCTTATCCGGACAATCTATTTATCAGTGCAAAAGTGCCTTAGCAGACGACTTGGTCTTTTCGGCAAACCACGCCACATTGACGACCTTTGGCAATAGCGAAGGAGAGCGAATATATCAAGAAGGGCAAAAAATCGATCAGTTTCGGATACTCATAAGCGGAAGCTCATTTGATCGTCTTAGTATTCCATTCCCCAAAGAAGCCAAGGATGTCGCTTATCCTACTCAGCAGCAACATGCACTCACCAGCCCGAACACCTTGCATTACTTAAAACGACTGATGACGTTGATGCACTCGAATCAACCAGAGCGACCTTTAGAGAAGCACATTCTAGTACTGAATTTATTAAGTGAACAATTGTCGTTATTGCAGGAAGATCGCCAACAATATCAACCGGCGTTTCACCACAGAGACGAAGCGAAAATCATCTCAGCAAAACAATATATGATTCAAAATATGTCCCTTCCCATCACCCTCGCCAACGTATGTCAGGCGGTTGGCATCAGCGAAAGTAAGCTCAAACAAGGCACCAAAGCCATCTATCAATTGTCACCACACCAATTGCTTTTGCAAATTCGTATGGAAAAAGCCTGGGAACAATTAATGACCGGCAGCAATGTGTCTCAAACCGCTTACTTTGTCGGCTATCAACACGCTTCCAATTTCAGCGCGGCGTTTAGTCGCTATTATGGTTTTTCACCTAAATCTCTGCTCGCTCAAAAACAGTAAAGGCAAGATCGAATTACACCTTCTCAATCACTATAGACAAGTAACCCACTTCAAAGCCGAACTTGGTCATCACGGATTCGTTGATCACCACCCCGTCTTTAACCATGTACATGCGATCGTCAACCGTGACCTCAATAATGTCGCCATCGTAAGGCACTTGCAGTACGTATTTCATAAATAAGGCGTTGCCCGCGATGTTGATTTTCCCTGTGCCCACCACGTCATTCGCTGTGGCTATGTATTGCCCCGATTCATTTGGCGTCATGGTCCAAGTACGGTTCTGAATCTCACCATCATCAAACACAAACACTTCTGCCAAGGTACCCACCCCGTTTTCCCAGCGACCGTCCAAGGTGGCATTGAAATAACGAATCACTTCACCACTGCGATTCTTCAAAATACCATGGGCACGCAGTTCGCCTGAAAAGAAGGATTGCAAATCGAATTTCGGCGTATTGTTGGCGTAAATAGAAACGTCTGCCGTGGAACAAGCAGACAAGGTAAATACGCTCAATAACACCAAGAGCCATTTTTTGTATGTTATAAGCATCCTTTAAATCCTCTATTTTCAGTCATGGTATTGGTAGTGAATATCAACGCTTTGGTATTTCCCTGCGGTGTTACTGATGTTGGCTCTGCCAGTAAAACGCATAAGCCTCAGAGTGGTTGAATCATACGTCACGACAATAGGGTCGACAGCCATTTTGACCAGCCAAGATACCGGCGCTAAAGTAAAACAAACCGCGCTTGATAAGGTATCGGCTAAGCAATCAGCCTGTTGAAAACGAAAGGAAAAAGTCGTTCGTTTACTGGGGACTAAATACTCAATGTCCATGGCTTTGCCAGACATCAGAGGTTGCCAATATTGACGAACAAAAGCGTCGAAACCGGCGTCTATGACCATGTTGGCGTTATCTCGAATGATGTCGGATTTTTCTTCGCTGCCACTCTGTTTTTGGTATCGCACTAGGAAGCCATCGCCAATTTGTTGCACGTCAATGCTTTCACCATTGCGCTCATTCAACTGTTGAAAACTGGGGCGTATTAAGGAGTTCGAAAAATCGATTTGTTTGCGAGCAAACACAGTGCCATCCGGCTCAGAATAGATCACCTGATGTTGCGCCTTGTCTAATTTGATGTGTTTTTCCGTATATAGCAGATCACCTGTTTCCAAACTAAAGGCTTGCCCTATGGCAGAACTCGTCGTATCTGCAAACAACAGACTATTGAAAAACAGCATAACAATGCTGAGCACAAAACGAAGTGAATACATCAACATCATGTTAATCCTTCCTATCAGTCAGTTGCCATTTATCCGTCAGCCATACGCCGAATGGCAAGATCATGGTCCACAAGACGGCGACAATTAACAAGCTGTAAACTAGTGGGGAGGCCAAGGTAATACCAGCCATTTTCGCACCAGCAAAATAGCTCATGGTCGGGCCAACCAAGCCAAAACACGCCGCTAATGCATATCGCTTACTTAAAAAAGACAAGCTATGGGCAAATAAGGTCGCCACGCTGACCCACAAACACAGCAGCCAGATTGGCGGCACACCTAATGCTGTCCAAGGCTCTGTCGTCGAGGTGAAAAGCGACAGACGAAACAGGCTGCCATCAACAACAAAACCTAATAACAAGAATACAGCAATCAATCGCCATTCATGACGGTTTTTCATAATGAAGACATGATGAAAAACGAGATAACAAACCGTGGCCAACAGCGCCCAAAAGGCCCCCGTAAGAAGGCACACAAACCATATTGTTTGAAACAAAACGGCATTGATGATGGCCTTCCTTGTCATGGTATTAGTCACTTGAAGGAAGGCTTAGGCGATGTTCAGGTTTGGCGAACACAAACTGCCCAGTACTAATCGCCCGTTCTTTAAAACCGCCTTCGCAGTAGGCTAGGTAAAAATCCCACATCCGACAGAACACGTCATCAAAGCCCAGTTTAACGACTTCTTGCCGTGCCTCATGAAAACGTATTCGCCAATCCGCTAAGGTTTTCGCATAATGCTCTGTGATGTCCTCCAAACCGACAATTTGCATATCCGTTTTGGCTGAAATCTTATTCGCAATCACTTGGTTTGACGGTAAGCAACCACCCGGAAAAATGTAGCGCTGTATAAAGTCCACAGAACGACGAGCGTAATCGTAACGCTGGTCTGCAATGGTAATGGCTTGTATCACCATTAGACCTTCAGGTTTTAATAATTCACTGCATTTGGAGAAATAACTGTCGTAATATTCGTGGCCCACCGCTTCAATCATTTCAATCGACACTAGCTTGTCATATTGACCTTGTAAGTCGCGATAATCGTCCAGTAAGAGAGTAATCTTGTCTTGCAATCCTTCCGCATGTACACGCGCTTTCGCAAAATCATATTGTTCTTGTGAAATGGTTGTCGTAGTGACTTGGCAACCATAATGTTTCGCCGCATGAATCGCCATGCCCCCCCACCCCGTACCGATTTCCAATAAGTGATCGGTTTCTTTGAGTTGAAGTTTTTGGCAAATACGGTCCAGCTTAAACACTGACGCTTCTTCTAAAGACACTTTTTTCTCAGGGTAGAAGGCGGCAGAATACATCATGGTTGGATCGAGAAAGAGTGAAAAAAAGTCATTGCCTAGATCATAGTGAGCGGAGATATTGTCACGCGAACCTTGCTTGGTATTGGCATTCATTTTATGCAGTATTTTGGTGCCAATTCGCGACCAAAATGGTCTTTTCTGATCCATTTTATTGATCAAATTGAGGTTCGCCACCATCAGACGGATCACTCCAACCAGATCCGGCGAACTCCAGTGTCCTTTCATATAAGCTTCACCTGCGCCAATACTGCTGTTGAAGAAAACGTCTCGATAAGCGTGACGCTCTTCGACTCGAATGTGCGCGATGTGCTTGGCGGCGTGACGTGCTTCCCCGAAAGAAAACACCATACCCTCTTCCTCTAGC
Coding sequences within it:
- a CDS encoding helix-turn-helix transcriptional regulator, giving the protein MTYRVNQDDIISVDQPLNGRQRQLLPEALGACYVDREVIEPGIAIAYSSYTASQNFVEESQIETSEARLSLTFGLSGQSIYQCKSALADDLVFSANHATLTTFGNSEGERIYQEGQKIDQFRILISGSSFDRLSIPFPKEAKDVAYPTQQQHALTSPNTLHYLKRLMTLMHSNQPERPLEKHILVLNLLSEQLSLLQEDRQQYQPAFHHRDEAKIISAKQYMIQNMSLPITLANVCQAVGISESKLKQGTKAIYQLSPHQLLLQIRMEKAWEQLMTGSNVSQTAYFVGYQHASNFSAAFSRYYGFSPKSLLAQKQ
- a CDS encoding DUF3833 domain-containing protein, which encodes MLITYKKWLLVLLSVFTLSACSTADVSIYANNTPKFDLQSFFSGELRAHGILKNRSGEVIRYFNATLDGRWENGVGTLAEVFVFDDGEIQNRTWTMTPNESGQYIATANDVVGTGKINIAGNALFMKYVLQVPYDGDIIEVTVDDRMYMVKDGVVINESVMTKFGFEVGYLSIVIEKV
- a CDS encoding DUF2878 domain-containing protein, whose protein sequence is MTRKAIINAVLFQTIWFVCLLTGAFWALLATVCYLVFHHVFIMKNRHEWRLIAVFLLLGFVVDGSLFRLSLFTSTTEPWTALGVPPIWLLCLWVSVATLFAHSLSFLSKRYALAACFGLVGPTMSYFAGAKMAGITLASPLVYSLLIVAVLWTMILPFGVWLTDKWQLTDRKD
- a CDS encoding SAM-dependent methyltransferase, which produces MSLVSAENQKQTNKSTPSRLDTMARKMVFAMLNRLAIGHLTLEEEGMVFSFGEARHAAKHIAHIRVEERHAYRDVFFNSSIGAGEAYMKGHWSSPDLVGVIRLMVANLNLINKMDQKRPFWSRIGTKILHKMNANTKQGSRDNISAHYDLGNDFFSLFLDPTMMYSAAFYPEKKVSLEEASVFKLDRICQKLQLKETDHLLEIGTGWGGMAIHAAKHYGCQVTTTTISQEQYDFAKARVHAEGLQDKITLLLDDYRDLQGQYDKLVSIEMIEAVGHEYYDSYFSKCSELLKPEGLMVIQAITIADQRYDYARRSVDFIQRYIFPGGCLPSNQVIANKISAKTDMQIVGLEDITEHYAKTLADWRIRFHEARQEVVKLGFDDVFCRMWDFYLAYCEGGFKERAISTGQFVFAKPEHRLSLPSSD